From one Colletotrichum destructivum chromosome 3, complete sequence genomic stretch:
- a CDS encoding Putative large ribosomal subunit protein uL2, domain 2, whose product MGVPKFFRWLSERYPAISQLIAENRIPEFDCLYLDMNGIIHNCTHKDTGEDTTFRLSEEEMFIRIFNYIEHLFGKIKPKQLFFMAIDGVAPRAKMNQQRARRFRTALDTEKARDKAISEGVEMPKEPPFDSNCITPGTEFMAKLTQQLKYFVNKKVSEDADWQGCEIVLSGHEVPGEGEHKIMEYIRNAKAQPDYDPNVRHCLYGLDADLIMLGLLSHDPHFCLLREEVTFGRVNKAKTRELEHQNFYLLHLCIVREYLELEFQELQQPGRLSFPFDLERVIDDFILMAFFVGNDFLPNLPRLHINEGALAAMFRIYKSVLPQGDGYINEGGVINLPRLQRLLNELAKDETNQFENDVSDEKWFQSKKLTEPNGADNRRPKGKGLVLTSSQRDLWKQQIRPYVNKPSPEPLDLGTGLNAADRKFVQDLADTLHIEWSTKEDDEGHRHLLLSFPKGAENVNEEEEEGTLALYRVMRTYDKATVVDVSGEDAQRQYKELYDQKYQGWKTKYYLQKFPEWAPEQYDAELIKLCENYVQGLQWVLYYYYRGIASWPWFYQYHYSPLTSDVIKGLGADLNFKLGQPFRPFEQLMGVLPDRSKSIVPEVYWDLMTNPNSPIYDFYPRDFELDMNGKRMEWEAVVKIPFIDEKRLLGAMEPKNKLLSQDQKERNGFGVALKFTYNPEVSITYPSSLLGVFPDISPCHCVENIFELPNTEGLTYRNGLTDGAKINVEALAGFPTLHTLPYTAMLVENFGVNVFQADSKNPSMIVTLTDSELRTRAEQASQKLGKRCFVGYPFLQEAKIVKVTDELFDYELDGNGSVVQKHHGPKDIDFFNKESGYIENWHSKRLGIVINSVESLVHVHMLKGLIKTEEGALVKEYALNPSMRSVYASQTIVDQVINEDERFIERAAVPIEEEYPTGTQAFFLGEYNYGRALEVTGHANNKANIRVSVLKNKEPDFAKPIIQDMKRQNRYTPSYAVAKMLNLHPLILSKILSSYQVNTVGGLRVNLGLNLKFDAKKQKVLGYSQKSDSGWEFSNAAIELLARYIAAFPDFFAAIQQNPQSSDVSDTDLWKDPKVAAQRVKEIGAWLKAAQTSKFERVPLEAEQLDSVVVMKLAEAGAQVFLQSHDVEVKNMKGVPRSAIMKPTDAELFLSNQKFALGDRVSFLSSSGKVPLGSRGTVVGLSRTANNLLLDVVWDLTFMSGTTLGERAPPFRGMTVASSSVLNTTYKQVVSGSKAGMQRKPAAAPVSLTTMAAGVQQYKDAPAPGPLRGTWRGAANGSQGQSSRGRGRGSGPNLLHSTLVYRPHQNGTDEAHEVNGQTQRGGGNFRGRGRGRGGPIQHPGHSGLHEMPAQPQQPVYGNVPPPANLDARGRGRGRGGRGGRGRGAPRGRGANGATNGATPDAAQS is encoded by the exons ATGGG TGTTCCCAAGTTCTTCAGATGGCTCTCGGAGCGTTACCCGGCCATCTCTCAGCTCATTGCCGAGAACCGCATTCCCGAGTTCGACTGTCTCTAC CTGGACATGAACGGTATCATTCATAACTGCACGCATAAAGATACCGGCGAAGACACGACGTTCCGGCTCAGTGAGGAGGAGATGTTCATCCGCATCTTCAATTACATTGAGCATTTGTTCGGGAAGATCAAGCCGAAGCAGCTCTTCTTCATGGCCATTGACGGTGTTGCACCGAGAGCCAAGATGAACCAGCAACGCGCTAGACGATTCCGAACAGCCCTCGACACCGAGAAGGCCCGTGACAAGGCCATCAGCGAGGGAGTAGAGATGCCTAAGGAGCCTCCCTTCGATAGCAACTGCATCACGCCCGGTACCGAGTTCATGGCCAAGTTGACGCAGCAGCTCAAGTACTTTGTCAACAAGAAAGTCTCCGAAGATGCCGACTGGCAAGGCTGCGAGATTGTCCTGTCTGGTCATGAGGTCCCTGGTGAGGGTGAGCACAAGATCATGGAATACATCAGGAACGCCAAGGCGCAGCCTGACTACGATCCCAACGTTCGCCACTGCTTATACGGTCTTGATGCTGATCTCATCATGCTGGGTCTGCTCAGTCACGACCCTCATTTCTGCCTCCTCCGAGAGGAAGTCACTTTTGGCCGTGTGAATAAGGCCAAGACCAGAGAGCTGGAACACCAGAATTTCTACTTGCTGCATCTATGTATAGTGCGCGAGTATTTGGAGCTCGAATTCCAAGAGCTTCAGCAGCCTGGCCGGCTGAGCTTCCCCTTCGATTTGGAACGGGTTATCGACGACTTCATTCTGATGGCTTTCTTCGTCGGAAATGATTTCCTTCCGAATCTTCCTCGCCTCCACATCAACGAGGGTGCCCTCGCTGCCATGTTTCGCATCTACAAGTCTGTTCTCCCCCAAGGAGATGGATACATCAATGAGGGCGGTGTCATCAACCTGCCCCGCCTTCAAAGGCTCCTGAATGAGCTTGCCAAGGATGAGACCAACCAATTCGAGAACGATGTCAGCGACGAAAAATGGTTCCAGTCCAAAAAGCTCACGGAACCTAATGGCGCCGACAACAGAAGGCCTAAGGGCAAGGGACTTGTTTTGACTTCGTCCCAGAGAGACCTGTGGAAGCAGCAAATCCGACCCTATGTCAACAAACCTTCGCCCGAACCACTCGATCTCGGAACTGGTCTCAACGCTGCTGATAGAAAGTTCGTTCAAGACCTTGCCGACACCCTTCACATTGAGTGGAGTACcaaggaggatgatgagggccatcgccatctcctTCTTTCGTTCcccaagggcgccgagaacgttaacgaggaagaagaggagggaacTCTGGCACTCTACCGAGTCATGCGCACTTATGACAAGGCCACTGTTGTCGACGTCAGTGGCGAGGATGCCCAGCGTCAATACAAGGAACTCTATGACCAGAAGTACCAGGGTTGGAAGACCAAGTACTACTTGCAGAAGTTCCCCGAGTGGGCGCCTGAGCAGTACGATGCTGAGCTCATCAAGCTCTGCGAGAACTACGTTCAAGGTCTTCAATGGGTTCTGTACTACTACTACCGCGGGATCGCCTCGTGGCCGTGGTTCTACCAGTACCACTACTCTCCTTTGACCTCTG ACGTCATCAAGGGTCTTGGAGCCGACCTTAACTTCAAGCTGGGCCAGCCGTTCAGGCCCTTCGAACAGCTCATGGGTGTCTTGCCTGACCGAAGCAAGTCCATCGTCCCTGAGGTCTACTGGGATCTGATGACCAACCCGAACTCGCCCATTTACGACTTTTATCCCAGAGACTTCGAGCTTGACATGAACGGAAAGAGAATGGAATGGGAGGCCGTTGTGAAAATTCCCTTCATTGATGAGAAGCGATTGCTTGGCGCGATGGAGCCCAAGAACAAGCTTCTCAGCCAAGACCAGAAGGAGCGAAACGGATTCGGAGTCGCTCTCAAATTCACTTACAACCCAGAGGTCTCCATCACCTATCCGTCATCTCTCCTGGGCGTCTTTCCTGACATCAGCCCATGCCACTGCGTGGAGAACATCTTCGAGCTTCCCAACACTGAGGGTCTTACTTATCGCAATGGCCTCACTGATGGTGCCAAGATCAACGTCGAGGCACTTGCAGGGTTCCCAACCCTGCACACTTTGCCCTACACGGCGATGCTGGTGGAAAACTTTGGTGTTAATGTCTTCCAGGCAGACAGCAAGAACCCCAGCATGATTGTAACGCTCACCGACTCGGAACTTAGAACCAGGGCCGAACAGGCTTCACAGAAGCTTGGAAAGCGATGTTTCGTCGGATACCCGTTCCTCCAAGAGGCCAAGATCGTTAAGGTGACCGATGAGCTCTTCGATTACGAACTTGACGGCAACGGCTCTGTTGTTCAGAAGCATCATGGCCCCAAAGACATTGACTTTTTCAACAAGGAGTCGGGATACATTGAAAACTGGCACTCCAAGCGGCTCGGCATTGTCATCAACTCAGTGGAATCCCTGGTTCACGTCCATATGCTGAAGGGTTTAATCAAGACTGAAGAAGGTGCCTTGGTCAAGGAGTATGCGCTGAACCCCAGCATGAGAAGCGTGTATGCTTCTCAGACCATCGTCGACCAAGTTatcaacgaggacgagcgaTTCATCGAGAGGGCTGCTGTTCCCATTGAAGAGGAGTACCCCACTGGCACTCAGGCTTTCTTCTTGGGCGAGTACAACTACGGACGTGCCCTGGAGGTTACTGGCCATGCCAACAATAAGGCCAATATCAGAGTCTCTGTCTTGAAGAACAAAGAGCCCGATTTCGCCAAGCCGATTATTCAGGACATGAAGCGTCAGAATCGATACACACCGTCTTACGCCGTTGCCAAGATGCTCAACCTCCACCCCTTGATTCTCAGCAAAATCCTGTCTTCCTATCAGGTCAACACGGTTGGTGGCCTGAGAGTCAACTTGGGTCTCAACCTGAAGTTTGAtgccaagaagcagaaggtGCTTGGCTACTCGCAAAAGTCGGATTCCGGTTGGGAATTCAGTAACGCTGCCATTGAGCTTCTGGCCAGATACATTGCTGCGTTCCCTGACTTCTTCGCCGCTATCCAGCAGAATCCTCAGTCAAGTGACGTCAGCGACACTGACCTGTGGAAAGACCCCAAGGTGGCCGCTCAGCGAGTGAAAGAGATCGGAGCTTGGCTCAAGGCAGCTCAGACCAGCAAGTTTGAGCGAGTTCCATTGGAAGCAGAGCAGCTCGACTCCGTGGTGGTCATGAAGCTTGCCGAGGCTGGCGCGCAAGTGTTCCTTCAGTCTCACGACGTGGAGGTCAAGAACATGAAGGGCGTCCCGCGATCGGCCATCATGAAGCCCACCGATGCTGAGCTGTTCCTCAGCAACCAGAAGTTCGCTCTTGGCGACCGCGTTAGCTTCTTGTCGTCTTCTGGCAAAGTGCCACTTGGAAGCCGGGGAACAGTGGTTGGTCTCAGCCGTACCGCCAACAACCTTCTTCTAGATGTTGTTTGGGATCTCACCTTCATGAGCGGTACAACCTTGGGTGAAAGAGCCCCGCCTTTCCGTGGCATGACCGTTGCTTCCTCCTCGGTTCTCAACACCACGTACAAGCAGGTAGTGTCTGGTTCGAAAGCTGGCATGCAGCGCaaaccggcggcggctccggtGTCGCTTACGaccatggcggcgggcgtcCAGCAGTACAAGGACGCGCCTGCTCCTGGCCCACTCAGAGGTACCTGGCGGGGTGCTGCCAACGGCAGTCAGGGCCAGTccagccgcggccgcggtcgTGGGAGTGGACCCAACTTGCTGCACAGCACTCTTGTCTACCGCCCTCACCAGAATGGCACGGACGAGGCTCACGAGGTCAACGGACAAACCCAGCGCGGTGGGGGCAACTTCAGGGGtagaggtcgaggccggggtGGACCCATTCAGCACCCCGGACACTCGGGTCTTCACGAGATGCCGGCACAACCGCAGCAGCCGGTTTACGGCAACGTCCCGCCTCCTGCCAACCTTGACGCTCGTGGCAGAGGTCGTGGCCGTGGAGGACGTGGCGGACGGGGTAGAGGCGCTCCCCGCGGTCGTGGTGCGAACGGAGCGACAAACGGAGCCACTCCTGACGCCGCGCAGTCTTAG
- a CDS encoding Putative signal peptidase complex subunit 3 produces MYNTITRAQNTFGFFTTVAFFVAAFVALSDLVTPRAPSVGSLKTTNIQVVKGRPHYYSSKKEEYAIIKFSLDANLSDLFTWNTKQVFVYVTAEWPDSSKAAAGTNATNQAVIWDQIITSPSADHLANIGPAALRKLRKSAEGKSIDPSRGKLRIKNQKPKYQITHPSSKIAETDKVVLKLHYNVQPWVGILTWNQNQDIGSWKALKGGVSKIFKLPALKVKESKDKKS; encoded by the exons ATGTACAACACAATAACCCGCGCCCAAAACACATTTggcttcttcacgacggtggccttcttcgtcgccgccttcgtcgccctctCTGACCTCGTCACCCCGCGCGCCCCCTCCGTCGGCTCTCTGAAGACGACAAACATCCAGGTCGTCAAGGGACGCCCCCATTACTACAGCTCCAAAAAAGAGGAGTACGCCATCATCAAGTTCTCCCTCGACGCCAACCTCTCGGACCTCTTCACCTGGAACACCAAGCAGGTCTTCGTCTACGTCACGGCCGAATGGCCCGACAGCTCCAAGGCTGCTGCCGGCACGAACGCCACGAACCAGGCTGTCATCTGGGATCAGATCATCACGTCTCCCAGCGCCGACCACCTCGCCAACATTGGCCCCGCCGCTCTGCGCAAGTTGAGGAAGagcgccgagggcaagagCATCGATCCGAGCCG TGGCAAGCTCCGCATAAAGAACCAGAAGCCCAAGTACCAAATTACCCACCCCTCGAGCAAGATTGCCGAGACCGACAAGGTCGTCCTGAAGCTGCACTACAACGTCCAACCGTGGGTTGGCATCCTGACATGGAACCAGAACCAGGATATTGGTAGCTGGAAGGCCCTCAAAGGCGGTGTCAGCAAGATCTTCAAACTTCCTGCTCTCAAGGTTAAGGAGAGCAAAGATAAGAAGTCTTGA
- a CDS encoding Putative Ulp1 protease family catalytic domain, papain-like cysteine peptidase superfamily yields the protein MKQVQETTPPADSPSSFSSPPHTRATNPPCDETLLKGAPSSSSDPPAPCSIPPSTPRADIAVLRLPRHREEKALRETAHAAEGASKDEERGKLHGADGATVSSEQRAVWKRQGRSPEELRKRYRDKECHSFPNYGSSKGGVPVLNPMNKIPRSILSGGLTGGINTLDRGKDTSQKRLPPVQYVEPSRSAKRQKTQTKDEAPRNSNAFTSGHFSLITDSPTPEPVPKKSHLVDLTESQQSTDLEVVSNRSNHELTSSSHVPEYRNVERAHSATASNKRARRPRARSLKCAKPATPKDNFSDGEDDLMKDEDGPPKKRHTADQPKANSRTAFHLPPGVSTAKGQPEDISDDELGSQDKTSKSRHVSLRDEEARKSRDYATSQSRGDMAKVNFTKSRVAPPPMLRVVRAVSGKQTLDAENLSPDDRPVLRLDDNLESLVAVDGKNECRPDYSWLGVKLASCTKIEYSMSGTPLVAVSRALSDGVGRLLVLKFAQLGDALTLGLWADDKLKGRCSSVDCNHLERILNRQQHEADNWELKHAQRPDDIKYLEHHEAAKAKSEIKSTAESCSRPAPAQQTTPSQKNRQSLRRSMQGDGSASETKSAPRTASVFSLNDDVKDRQTDAHRTKAMPSRQVKQGPSRQISNSSPGFLRRKSPSPVSWVNQNPDWIRIWDDKPLIFPTTGKNRASVYRDDISRLEEGEFLNDNLIGFYLRYLQANLERDNKALADRIYIMNTYFYPKLTDIKAGRGINYEGVKSWTTKIDLFSFDYIVVPVNESAHWYLAIVCNPGKLLRTTDAQPEAEKLESAEKSADKTNEESNAPSAGEGSIATVGKKVEQMSLEEAKTEGRSRQEDRPKQEGQPEQEPPPKQEEKKTEEAGPKSTSNKLRLPRKTAGTPARKQDPTEARVITLDSLGVGHSPTCGNLKSYLVREAKDKRGMDVEPPGTFGMTAKGIPEQEDHASCGAFLLGYMREFLKDPDGVVAKLVRKEAPSWDITSPAMRSELRNIIIEKRKEQNELAAEKKAKRKSNVRPPATSKSPEKGQEAEPATPRTPQPVLDAPKNPSSTVKGSPATDHLPWNSRSSPSAKNDAGVATTSLPVVNSPTILQPTAESEPASAGESLPRTEAHTLEVAIVAPCKEDGLLGSLEQSSEGPKTPDRVTLRGDGLTPVRLRTSPRHAEKRHDIDDGAPRMMSPLVSSPVKPTSKKDSASTGTKWQPGNSELRLRQLSSSPVKSARKIRPAVDRSKKSISPSQQLLGEMTSSSESMQQHNPGMQNGEKEAKGQGSIVIKDEAPPMSSPHTMAKGPAETSPYFTAGTTSRPEPSPLAVQKEPKKHTLKGAREATPNLKCTSTQETVDLTT from the exons ATGAAGCAAGTTCAAGAGACGACACCGCCCGCCGACTCaccttcttccttttcctctcctccccatACGAGAGCCACGAACCCTCCCTGCGATGAAACGCTACTCAAGGGCGCaccttcgtcttcttccgACCCGCCTGCGCCCTGTTCAATCCCGCCGTCGACACCCAGGGCCGACATCGCGGTACTGAGGCTTCCCAGACACCGAGAGGAGAAAGCTCTGCGAGAGACTGCGCATGCGGCAGAGGGAGCGtccaaggacgaggagagaggCAAGCTGcacggcgcggacggcgcAACTGTCTCGTCTGAACAACGGGCTGTCTGGAAGAGACAAGGCCGATC GCCCGAGGAACTGCGGAAACGATACAGAGACAAAGAGTGTCACTCATTTCCGAACTACGG GAGCTCGAAAGGCGGCGTTCCCGTTTTGAATCCAATG AACAAAATCCCGAGATCCATCCTCTCCGGTGGTCTTACTGGTGGGATCAACACTCTCGACAGAGGCAAGGATACGAGCCAAAAGAGACTGCCTCCAGTGCAATATGTCGAACCCTCAAGGTCTGCCAAACGGCAAAAGACACAGACCAAGGACGAAGCGCCCCGGAACTCCAACGCATTTACTTCGGGGCATTTCTCTCTGATAACAGACTCTCCGACGCCAGAACCAGTGCCCAAAAAATCGCACCTGGTGGATTTGACAGAGTCACAACAGTCGACAGATCTCGAGGTTGTTAGTAACCGCTCGAACCATGAACTGACATCGAGTTCACATGTCCCTGAATACCGGAACGTAGAGAGGGCGCACAGCGCAACTGCTAGTAACAAGCGTGCACGTCGTCCCCGTGCCCGCTCGTTGAAATGCGCAAAACCGGCAACGCCCAAGGACAACTTCTCTGATGGTGAAGACGACCTTATGAaggatgaagatggcccCCCGAAGAAGAGACATACGGCAGATCAACCCAAGGCCAATTCAAGAACAGCGTTTCATCTACCTCCTGGCGTCAGCACCGCGAAGGGCCAGCCAGAAGACATTTCGGACGATGAGCTTGGTAGTCAGGACAAGACATCAAAGAGCCGGCATGTCTCCTTGAGAGACGAAGAGGCAAGAAAGTCAAGGGACTATGCCACCAGTCAATCGCGTGGAGACATGGCCAAAGTGAACTTCACAAAGTCTAGGGTCGCCCCGCCTCCCATGCTACGTGTCGTTCGTGCTGTCTCTGGGAAACAAACGTTGGATGCTGAGAATCTGTCCCCGGATGACCGTCCCGTGCTGAGATTGGATGATAATCTCGAAAGCCTCGTTGCGGTCGATGGCAAGAATGAATGCCGTCCAGACTACAGCTGGCTAGGGGTGAAGCTAGCGTCCTGTACTAAAATTGAGTACAGCATGAGCGGCACTCCACTTGTGGCAGTTTCGAGAGCCTTGAGTGACGGTGTTGGTCGTTTACTGGTGTTGAAATTCGCTCAACTCGGGGACGCGCTGACCCTGGGGCTTTGGGCCGATGACAAGCTGAAAGGCCGTTGTTCATCAGTAGACTG CAATCACCTCGAAAGAATTTTGAACAGGCAACAGCATGAAGCGGATAACTGGGAGCTTAAGCATGCGCAAAGGCCAGACGACATCAAGTATCTTGAACATCATGAGGCAGCAAAAGCCAAGTCTGAAATAAAATCGACAGCAGAAAGCTGTTCTAGACCGGCTCCAGCGCAGCAGACCACTCCGTCCCAGAAAAATCGCCAGTCATTGCGACGCAGCATGCAGGGTGATGGTTCAGCGTCAGAGACAAAGTCTGCGCCCAGGACAGCTTCTGTTTTCAGTCTCAATGACGACGTCAAGGACCGCCAGACCGATGCCCATCGAACTAAGGCAATGCCGTCTAGGCAGGTGAAACAAGGACCTTCTCGACAAATCTCGAATTCGTCGCCCGGCTTTCTCAGGCGCAAATCCCCCAGCCCTGTCTCGTGGGTCAATCAAAATCCTGACTGGATTAGGATTTGGGATGACAAACCCCTCATATTTCCCACCACCGGCAAGAACAGGGCGTCAGTTTATCGTGATGACATTTCGCGGCTCGAAGAGGGAGAGTTCCTTAACGACAACCTCATTGGGTTCTACTTACGTTATCTTCAAGCCAATCTAGAACGGGACAACAAGGCTCTGGCTGACCGGATTTACATCATGAACACCTACTTCTATCCGAAGCTGACCGATATAAAAGCTGGCCGTGGAATCAACTACGAAGGTGTGAAATCATGGACAACGAAGATCGACCTGTTCTCGTTTGACTACATCGTTGTTCCAGTCAATGAGAGTGCCCACTGGTACCTGGCAATCGTTTGCAACCCGGGCAAGCTGCTGCGGACAACTGATGCGCAACCGGAAGCCGAGAAGTTGGAATCCGCAGAGAAGTCCGCTGACAAGACCAACGAAGAGTCCAATGCACCGTCAGCAGGAGAGGGTTCGATCGCTACCGTCGGCAAGAAGGTCGAACAAATGAGTCTGGAAGAGGCCAAAACAGAAGGTCGTTCCCGGCAAGAAGATCGGCCAAAGCAGGAGGGCCAACCGGAGCAGGAACCCCCGCCAAAgcaagaagagaagaaaactGAAGAGGCGGGACCCAAGTCAACATCAAACAAGCTTCGTCTGCCTCGGAAAACCGCAGGGACCCCGGCTCGAAAGCAAGATCCTACTGAGGCTAGAGTGATTACCCTCGACTCGTTGGGAGTTGGACATTCCCCTACTTGCGGCAACCTCAAGTCGTACCTCGTCCGAGAAGCGAAAGACAAGAGGGGTATGGATGTTGAACCGCCCGGTACCTTTGGTATGACGGCGAAGGGCATTCCTGAGCAAGAAGATCACGCAAGTTGTGGCGCTTTCCTCCTCGGGTACATGCGAGAGTTCCTCAAGGACCCAGACGGCGTGGTCGCCAAGCTGGTTCGTAAGGAGGCACCGAGCTGGGACATTACGTCTCCCGCGATGCGCAGCGAACTAcgcaacatcatcatcgaaAAGCGAAAGGAACAGAATGAACTGGCggcagagaagaaggccaagcgGAAGTCGAATGTCCGACCACCTGCCACTAGCAAGTCGCCGGAGAAGGGTCAAGAAGCAGAGCCTGCTACGCCGAGGACTCCTCAGCCAGTTCTTGACGCGCCAAAGAACCCGTCATCAACCGTAAAAGGATCCCCAGCAACCGATCATCTGCCGTGGaacagccgcagcagcccgTCTGCCAAGAATGACGCTGGTGTCGCCACAACATCTCTGCCGGTTGTCAATTCTCCCACAATACTTCAGCCTACTGCAGAGTCCGAACCTGCCAGTGCCGGAGAATCTCTGCCGCGGACTGAAGCTCACACATTGGAAGTCGCCATTGTTGCGCCGTGCAAGGAGGACGGGCTCTTGGGATCCCTGGAGCAAAGCTCAGAAGGACCAAAAACGCCAGATCGCGTGACATTACGCGGTGATGGCTTAACACCCGTCCGACTAAGGACAAGTCCTCGTCATGCAGAGAAGAGACATGACATTGACGATGGTGCGCCGCGGATGATGTCGCCTCTTGTCTCTTCGCCCGTCAAGCCAACCAGCAAGAAAGATTCGGCTTCCACAGGGACCAAGTGGCAACCCGGCAACAGCGAGCTCCGCTTGCGCCAGctgtcttcctcgccggtgAAGTCAGCCCGCAAAATCAGACCAGCCGTTGACCGCTCCAAGAAGAGCATCTCCCCGAGCCAGCAGTTACTGGGCGAAATGACTTCTTCATCCGAATCAATGCAACAACATAACCCAGGAATGCAGAATGGCGAGAAAGAGGCCAAAGGACAGGGGAGCATCGTGATCAAGGACGAAGCGCCCCCAATGTCATCACCGCACACAATGGCGAAAGGCCCTGCTGAGACAAGTCCCTACTTCACAGCGGGAACGACGTCTCGACCTGAACCATCGCCTCTGGCGGTTCAAAAAGAACCGAAAAAACATACTTTGAAGGGAGCCAGAGAGGCGACACCAAACTTGAAGTGCACTTCGACACAGGAGACTGTGGATCTCACCACATAG
- a CDS encoding Putative WD40/YVTN repeat-like-containing domain superfamily: MSSFFTIPGANKKRKRTDAPAAPKKRIAASKTSGRAPPKSSAAAKGSSGGKGKKSSATAAPASKKRNERDDDDESISGSDSDDEGIVSAAEESDNGSSEDEDGVAGETAAERRLRLAERYLENVKQQVDDVGFDAAEIDRDMINERLQEDVAESKGKVYRALVDDLAFDCATSSFFRNNTETFTSVAVNAPYAYTTTKDMYLHKWRIQDLPQHQFPQTTKKKPKKPPAPPRKKPELENWLRGNLHNATKKTFQRHVEKILCVAASPDGKYVVTGGEDRRLIIYDAETLKPIRVFTHHRDAVTGLAFRRGTNQLYSCSKDRTVKVWSLDELAYIETLFGHQDEIVDIDALAQERCVSVGARDRTARLWKVAEETQLVFRGGAVDKKSRPDVDPRSLPHEGSMDRVAMIDDELFVTGSDNGSLALWSVTKKKPLHIFPMAHGLEQPLRPDEASADHNPDPKIVPPPQPRWITALKTIPYSDVILSGSWDGCIRVWRLSEDKRKIEVAGILTSEAEQAASKAAKGKSEDAAGGLKGVINDIAIFERGDRGQDGICVVAAVGKEHRLGRWQMRKGKGKNGGYVFEVPKMLKKPEVNGNNNDASNSESE, encoded by the coding sequence AtgtcgtccttcttcacAATCCCCGGCGCCaacaagaagaggaagaggacagACGCCCCTGCGGCTCCCAAGAAGCGAATTGCCGCCTCCAAAACCTCCGGCAGAGCCCCTCCGAAATCGTCTGCAGCCGCCAaaggcagcagcggcggaAAAGGCAAGAAATCCTCAGCAACGGCAGCACCTGCCTCCAAGAAGCGAAATGAgcgcgacgatgacgacgaatCGATCTCGGGCAGCGACTCGGATGACGAAGGCATAGTCTCCGCCGCGGAGGAGAGCGACAATGGCTCATcagaggacgaggatggtgtcgcgggcgagacggccgccgagCGCCGCCTGCGGCTGGCGGAGCGGTATCTCGAGAACGTCAAGCAGCAGGTGGATGATGTGGGctttgacgccgccgagatcgaccGTGATATGATCAACGAGCGGTTACAAGAGGACGTGGCCGAGTCCAAGGGAAAAGTCTaccgcgccctcgtcgacgacctcgccttCGACTGCGCGACCTCGTCTTTCTTCCGCAACAATACCGAGACCTTCacctccgtcgccgtcaacgccccCTACGCctacaccaccaccaaggACATGTACCTGCACAAGTGGAGGATACAGGACCTCCCGCAACACCAGTTCCCccagacgacgaagaagaagcccaagaagccacccgcgccgccgcgcaAGAAGCCCGAGCTGGAGAACTGGCTAAGGGGCAATCTGCACAACGCGACAAAAAAGACGTTTCAGCGTCACGTTGAGAAGATTCTGTGCGTTGCCGCGTCGCCGGATGGCAAGTACGTCGTTACGGGCGGTGAGGACCGCAGGCTCATCATCTACGACGCCGAGACCCTCAAGCCCATTCGCGTCTTCACCCACCACCGCGATGCTGTCACCGGCCTTGCCTTCCGCCGCGGCACGAACCAGCTCTACTCTTGCTCAAAGGACCGAACGGTCAAAGTATGGAGCTTGGACGAGCTGGCCTACATCGAGACTCTGTTCGGCCATCAGGACGAGATTGTCGACATCGACGCTCTTGCTCAGGAGCGCTGCGTCAGTGTAGGCGCCCGCGACCGGACAGCACGTCTGTGgaaggtcgccgaggagacaCAGCTCGTCTTCCGTGGAGGCGCCGTGGACAAGAAGTCTCGCCCGGACGTAGACCCGCGCTCGCTGCCGCACGAGGGCAGCATGGACCGTGTCGCCATGATCGATGACGAGCTCTTCGTCACGGGTAGCGACAACggctccctcgccctctGGAGCGTCACGAAAAAGAAACCTCTCCACATCTTTCCTATGGCCCACGGCCTGGAACAACCCCTCCGCCCGGATGAGGCTTCGGCGGACCATAACCCAGACCCGAAGATTGTGCCCCCGCCGCAACCGCGGTGGATCACGGCGCTTAAGACGATCCCCTACTCGGACGTCATCCTCAGTGGAAGCTGGGATGGCTGCATAAGGGTATGGCGTCTAAGCGAGGACAAGCGAAAGATTGAGGTAGCGGGTATTCTCACATCAGAGGCCGAGCAGGCGGCCTCGAAAgccgccaagggcaagtCAGAAGATGCCGCAGGCGGCTTGAAGGGAGTGATTAACGACATTGCCATCTTCGAACGTGGTGATCGCGGCCAGGATGGCATCTGCGTCGTGGCGGCCGTAGGCAAGGAACATAGGCTTGGCAGGTGGCAGATGCGCAAGGGCAAAGGGAAGAACGGAGGATACGTTTTTGAGGTGCCCAAGATGTTGAAAAAGCCGGAAGTGAACGGCAACAATAATGACGCATCGAATTCGGAAAGCGAGTAA